In Girardinichthys multiradiatus isolate DD_20200921_A chromosome 10, DD_fGirMul_XY1, whole genome shotgun sequence, the sequence TcataaaacagataaatgtaacactttttagGTAGAATTTTATTTATCTCCCTATTTATGAAAAGCAGAATTTATCAGAACATATTGTGTAACATTTAGTGGTTTAGATTGATATTCTGAATACTATTCCAGATTTCCTCCAGCATTTGCTGGTTGTCATACTTTGAATCACTAGTATCATGCCTGTAATGTTCCCAGGAATCAACACGGGTAGAAGTGCCACGCTTCAAAGACATTCCCACAGGCTTATCGCCAAACCTTCAGGATCGATTAAACGGCGTCACAGATGTTCTGACCCGAGTCTCCAAGCTGGTTTCtgaggacctggagaaagcTGTGTGCACCGCTGTGGTTCAGGACAATGACGGTAACCTTTGTTTTAAGAACTTCTTTCTGCTTGACGTGCCAGGACATCAGCCTAACCTCTGTTCTCATTTGGGTCATGGCATTCCAGGTTCTCCTCAGGATAAGAGGCCAATGCTTGCTGTGGTTCCCAGTCCGGCTGCTCCGTGCGTCCCTGGAGGGAAGGAAGGCCTCAGTGCCTGTGAGTTCTGCTTGTATGGGTTAGAGGGTTAAAGTTTTAACTCAATAGATCTTAACTCTTGTCTGAATCTGTCTCATTGCAGATCGGTGCTCTCTGACTTTTGACCCTCGAACGGCCAACGAACACCTATGTCTGTCTCATGAGAATCGGAGGGCAGAGCACCTGACCTCTGGACCCCGCCCTGTCCCAGCTCATGAGGCTCGCTTCGACCACACCTGGCAGGTGCTCTGCTTTCAGGGCTTTAAAAATGGACAGCACTACTGGGAGCTGGAGGTGTCCAAACCGTGGGCCTACCTCGGGGTATAGGCACTTCTGATCTTGTTGTCATATTTCATGTGCATGTTGTCATACACACAAAGTCAGTCGTTAAAGATCTCACctttgcaaaatatttcaatttgaaaaatattgttttggaaGGATGCACAAGAGATTGCATTGCTTACAAACCCACACTGCAGCTCCTGTTCTTTAAATCTCAGTTCTGTCATTATTACCATTCCCAGTTAATCTGCTAATTGCAAAACCTTCCATACTGATGTCACTGCCTTATTTTCCTGtcagttttttctttccttgggCAAGAGTTTTGTACTTTTTCTATACCGTTCACAATTATCAAAGCTTTTctgatatttaaatatatcagcaCCTATAAATGCAGCACTTAAGGCTTAAACTAAATTTAttcatttcatcttttaatcCAGTACCATAATTTTGCACAACCCCTAGTGTTGCCGCTAGGACAACACATCGAGAGGGATCTTTAACCATTCCTTTCCACAGTCTCTGTACACCAGGGATTTGCAGCTTGCTAGGATTAGTAATTAGAACTTCCCAAAAACCCAAATAAGtaagaataaattaataaatgcttcagctacatttattttaaagggagCCAAATAAATGTGCTCAAATTAAAAGGGCTAGCTATTTGTCTACATCTGTATAACTTCTCTGAAATGTTGCATATATATTTATGATCCCCCCCAAAAAACTACCaagttctgtttgttgttttttttattctggacGCAGTTCATGTCCATTTATTTCTTCCTCCTTCCAGGTAACCTATGAGACCATCCCCAGGAAGGAGAAGGGCAAGAGGTGCATGGTGGGTATGAACGAACTGTCATGGAGCCTGCAGCTAGACGAGCACCAGCTCTCGGCCTGGCACAACGGGCGGCGGGAGACGCTGGTCGGCCAATCCAATCACAGCCGCATCGGCATGCTGCTGGACTACGAGGCGGGGACGCTCACCTACTACGGCGACGGGCAGACAAGGCTCCACGCCTTCCATTGTGCCTTCACCCATGAGCTGTTTCCTGCCTGCTGGATAGGTGAGGGGGTCAGCATCACTCTCTGCTCCACGTGAGCTGAGGAAAAGGAGCGACAAGCTGATGTAACGTTTTCTCCTTTTTCACACCTGCTGGTCCATATAACTTTCCTCTCTCCAGAACCGGCCACTTGGTGGTGACAGACTCTCCACCCTAACGGCTTTTCACACACCTTCTGAACGATTTAATCTTTCAAACATTAATGAAATCACTTCACAGATGTCCAGACCTTTTCAGACCGGTTGATTTTATTCTACAGCAACACAGTGAACTTTCAACTCAGGCTGGGAAATCTGATGAAAATGACTCCTGTGTCTCCAGACGTAGTGACGTATGTGTTGCCAACACAACAATGCGATTCTTAttgaaactgtttttgtttacattgtgTTTACTGAGATGCAGGGGAGTGCAATAGCAGCGGtcactattgttttttttgcattaacaGGACAATAATTCATCAGTTGTTATTGCAGTATTTAAGATAAAGTTGTTTGGTAAGTATAGAACGGAATGTTTGGACGGTCCAATCGGGTTGACGATATTCTGCCATTTCTTGTTCCATAAAGGTCCGATTAGTCTGTCTCTTATTTTAATCGGCTTAAAAGGCATCCTACTATTTAAAGTTTTGGTCTTAAGTAGCATACAATCCTCATGGGTATGAATGTAATACTAGTggcataaattatttaaatatataatagaacgatttttaaaaactggatGAAGAGGTTTGAATATATTGTGGATTCTCTGTAATTCACACATGGTGAAAATGAtccatacaggctcaaatatgtGCATACAccactgtttttaaaaatgtagagTTGCCATGACAATTTAGGAAGCATAATGTTTACTTGATTTATCGGTGTGTTGGGGTCGTCCTGTTGGCGTAACCAGTTGTGTCCAAGTTCCAACCATCGCGTTATCAATTTGAGGTGATGATGAAGAGTTTGGAGGTTGTCCTCTATTAGTTCACCCTCTTTGTAATGGACCACTAATACTAGCTGcaaaacagaccctcagcatgatgctgccaccaccatgtttgacagttggtGTACAGATTCCAGTCCATGGCAAGCTTGGACATCTGGTGGTTTCTGGGAGCTTTTGAACATTCatttcaatttctttcatctaaGGGagcagtttgggtcagatggttggTACTAGTACACAGCTTGATGTTGTaagaggacaatgatccaaaaataCATCAAcgctggttttggaatggataaaacAAGCATTATGCTTTTAGGATGTTTTCCACAAAAACattggaatgttttttttgtagctGGGTCTTCCACATtagcaactgtcaagcatggcgGTGGTAAGATCATGGTCCGTTTCCCTGTCAGTGACACACAAGTTAGATGTTATAAagtaacattaagcttctgggcCTTCCCAAAGCCCCTACCGTGCTGAACATCTGTAGGCTATGTGTAAAAGCTGAGTCCATTTCAGTAAACCAACCCAAATGACCTCTGCAAGGAAGACTGGCCAAATATCCACCCAGAATTACACAAACAGGATGTAGTTTCTCTGCAACTTCGTAagagacatttaaccaaatgttGTTGCAGGTTTCTGAGAGCATTTGAGCCTGACCATGTGCAGATTAAAGAAAATCAAGGTTGTGGACGTAattctttgtattttgttttaaaacaatcatTGAATTTTTATTATTCTATGGCGGAAAAAGAACGGTTCAGATTTATAATTAAAAGCTAAAACTGATATAACATCCACAGCCACAGTTCTCCACTCCTCCAGAATAATTGTTCCACCTGCTACAATGAAATGACCTTTATGTTAATAGAAAAGCAGGCTGTAGTAGTACTACTGAGAAGAGCTACCATGTCTTCATCTTGGGCTTTCAGCCTGAATGCAGAAACTGATTTCTGCAATGTGATGCTGACCTGGTCCTGCTGGAACCTACggcacttttcagatgttttcagcACGTTTATGGCAACcagacttgtttgttttttagcatTTACTGAGCATAACTGTAACCCTTTGGCATGTTAAGGTACTTGAGGCTCAGGAATTTGGGAAACTGCTGTGGATTTGCACAAATGCTCCAAAAGACATAAGAGGAGCACAATCCCGACGTAGAAGCATCACACTGGAATGTGTTTCTGTCCACTACGCTACTCTGTCTCTCTTGTGTTTAAAGTGGAAATGGAATGCCTGTCAAAATGTGACA encodes:
- the trim65 gene encoding tripartite motif-containing protein 65 isoform X2, producing the protein MEFQNANLTCAICLERFRYPVTIPCGHTFCKDCIIQHWDTKSKCNIAPHCPICNDEFPSRPVLKRNVSLSVLTEAANSPGPSCREPMVRSGEGTRTMLLCDLHKKPLVYYCRQDKMPVCCECGITECINHDRVMLEAERENQELLLERKSKEVEKHLEDTQKSINDLQENINDTKVTLEQTSSWMRVKFSTLIKILADKQEATELFIEQQKQEAITEAETQLADLKGRAQILRECQDHIAALHDLSDTDLIRESTRVEVPRFKDIPTGLSPNLQDRLNGVTDVLTRVSKLVSEDLEKAVCTAVVQDNDGSPQDKRPMLAVVPSPAAPCVPGGKEGLSAYRCSLTFDPRTANEHLCLSHENRRAEHLTSGPRPVPAHEARFDHTWQVLCFQGFKNGQHYWELEVSKPWAYLGVTYETIPRKEKGKRCMVGMNELSWSLQLDEHQLSAWHNGRRETLVGQSNHSRIGMLLDYEAGTLTYYGDGQTRLHAFHCAFTHELFPACWIEPATWW
- the trim65 gene encoding tripartite motif-containing protein 65 isoform X1; the encoded protein is MEFQNANLTCAICLERFRYPVTIPCGHTFCKDCIIQHWDTKSKCNIAPHCPICNDEFPSRPVLKRNVSLSVLTEAANSPGPSCREPMVRSGEGTRTMLLCDLHKKPLVYYCRQDKMPVCCECGITECINHDRVMLEAERENQELLLERKSKEVEKHLEDTQKSINDLQENINDTKVTLEQTSSWMRVKFSTLIKILADKQEATELFIEQQKQEAITEAETQLADLKGRAQILRECQDHIAALHDLSDTDLIRESTRVEVPRFKDIPTGLSPNLQDRLNGVTDVLTRVSKLVSEDLEKAVCTAVVQDNDGSPQDKRPMLAVVPSPAAPCVPGGKEGLSAYRCSLTFDPRTANEHLCLSHENRRAEHLTSGPRPVPAHEARFDHTWQVLCFQGFKNGQHYWELEVSKPWAYLGVTYETIPRKEKGKRCMVGMNELSWSLQLDEHQLSAWHNGRRETLVGQSNHSRIGMLLDYEAGTLTYYGDGQTRLHAFHCAFTHELFPACWIGEGVSITLCST